In Ctenopharyngodon idella isolate HZGC_01 chromosome 20, HZGC01, whole genome shotgun sequence, the following proteins share a genomic window:
- the caiap gene encoding CARD- and ANK-domain containing inflammasome adapter protein, which yields MGSTSFTNPYAIEVIRMKKNDLVSGISNTEDLLDLLIANGVLRPDSRAMMSSITAQEEKNSIMLNVLISRGERACRIFFYPCLKRAEPDLYQHMRTYVGGVNEGIKDARRQLIGYLLEKDKQGLVKYSKSNREPNPERIQPKSISNEATSSIEQSEHIPKSEDDAILRAISSSDLYLLQELIKGLDVNSARSSTDTLLHIAAEYGKEAVVYFLLRQGAKLNLKDKEGRTALHRASERGHTAVALALVKAGADIHVTDKTSKTPLHLAAQNEHESTVKALVLEEKKSFKNQTTVLHMAAIEDDAKLAEVLLRNGALVDTRDGQRKTALYHAVRHGNEKTAAVLLKAGAQVDSAIIDAAFELNRKSLLSLFLRYVQKSMSQNEMNSALFKAVQRNSDRVVAALVDHGADVNSFNELGYTPMLLAAEMGNAEAFKVLVAKKARLDDRLPNQISGLHLAVQSGSMQIAQILLDKGIDPNISGPKDQTPLHLSALHNQPALTALLLRVGAQINSITQDGLTPLHLASQSGHTEAVAQLLEGKADVYVKDKQGRTALHWAASQGEVGVIQLLLAAGADANASEREKKTPLHLAAMEGHTKAVSALLASKAKVGAKDMDGCSPLHYAARNGKERAAGVLLASGKIKNVDDKNVWRRTPLHLAAEHGRELLVGLLLENGAKINSLDNNKDTPLHCACRDGHVETVQRLINWTNGERANLQATNNVKKTALQVAESEDTPAHQNITTLLKKKMFLVK from the exons ATGGGCTCAACCAGCTTTACCAATCCCTATGCAATCGAAGTCATTCGAATGAAGAAAAACGACCTGGTCAGTGGCATTTCAAATACAGAAGATTTGCTGGATCTCCTCATTGCAAATGGAGTTCTTCGACCCGACAGCCGAGCCATGATGTCCAGCATCACTGCGCAAGAGGAAAAGAACTCCATTATGTTAAACGTCTTGATCTCGAGAGGAGAACGTGCCTGCCGCATCTTTTTCTACCCTTGTCTGAAAAGAGCAGAACCTGACCTTTACCAGCACATGAGAACGTATGTGGGTGGGGTTAATGAGGGCATTAAAGATGCACGGAGACAGCTGATTGGATATCTGCTGGAGAAAGACAAACAAGGTCTTGTCAAATACTCAAAATCAAACAGGGAACCTAATCCTGAAAGAATCCAGCCGAAGTCTATATCGAATGAGGCTACGTCTTCAATAGAACAAAGCGAACACATCCCCAAATCTGAAGATGATGCCATCCTCAGAGCCATATCCTCAAGTGATCTCTATCTCCTCCAGGAGCTTATCAAAGGTTTGGATGTCAATAGTGCTCGCTCGTCCACTGATACTCTGCTACACATAGCTGCTGAATATGGTAAGGAGGCCGTCGTGTACTTTCTTCTCAGACAGGGGGCGAAACTGAACCTCAAGGACAAGGAGGGCCGTACTGCCCTGCACAGAGCTTCAGAACGGGGCCATACTGCTGTTGCTCTGGCTCTTGTGAAGGCTGGGGCGGACATTCATGTTACTGACAAAACATCAAAGACACCTTTGCATCTGGCGGCTCAAAATGAACATGAGAGTACGGTCAAAGCTCTAGTGCTCGAAGAGAAGAAAAGCTTCAAGAATCAGACAACAGTTCTGCACATGGCAGCCATTGAGGACGATGCAAAATTGGCTGAGGTTCTTCTGAGAAACGGCGCTTTAGTAGATACCCGAGATGGACAAAGGAAGACGGCTCTCTATCACGCCGTTCGCCACGGAAATGAGAAAACCGCCGCTGTGTTGTTGAAGGCCGGAGCCCAGGTTGACTCGGCGATCATAGATGCTGCTTTTGAGCTGAACAGAAAGTCTCTGTTGTCTCTGTTTTTGCGGTATGTCCAGAAGTCCATGTCTCAGAATGAGATGAACTCTGCTCTTTTTAAAGCAGTGCAGAGGAACTCGGACAGGGTTGTGGCTGCGCTCGTTGATCATGGTGCAGATGTTAATAGTTTTAATGAGCTTGGATACACACCTATGCTTCTAGCCGCAGAGATGGGTAATGCTGAGGCCTTCAAAGTTCTGGTCGCAAAAAAGGCAAGACTGGATGACAGACTGCCAAACCAGATCTCTGGTCTTCACCTGGCCGTCCAAAGTGGAAGTATGCAAATAGCACAG ATATTGTTGGATAAAGGCATAGACCCCAACATCAGTGGCCCTAAAGATCAGACCCCTCTCCATCTAAGTGCATTACATAACCAGCCGGCGTTGACAGCGCTGCTGTTGCGTGTGGGGGCTCAGATTAACTCCATCACCCAGGACGGACTTACTCCCCTGCACCTCGCGAGCCAGAGCGGCCACACTGAAGCGGTCGCCCAGCTGCTGGAGGGCAAGGCTGATGTCTATGTCAAAGACAAACAGGGAAGAACAGCCCTGCATTGGGCAGCGTCACAAGGGGAGGTGGGCGTCATACAGCTACTGCTAGCTGCTGGGGCCGATGCCAACGCCTCTGAAAGAGAAAAGAAGACCCCACTGCACCTGGCTGCCATGGAGGGACACACTAAGGCAGTTTCAGCGCTGCTGGCCAGTAAAGCTAAAGTTGGAGCTAAGGACATGGATGGCTGCTCTCCACTACATTACGCAGCTCGAAACGGGAAGGAAAGAGCAGCTGGTGTTCTTCTCGCATCTGGTAAAATCAAGAATGTGGATGATAAGAACGTGTGGAGAAGGACTCCTCTGCATTTAGCAGCAGAACATGGACGTGAGCTGCTGGTGGGCCTTCTGCTGGAGAACGGTGCCAAGATCAACTCCCTGGATAACAATAAAGACACGCCGCTGCACTGCGCTTGTCGTGATGGGCATGTGGAAACGGTACAGAGACTAATAAACTGGACAAATGGAGAACGAGCAAACCTTCAGGCAACTAATAATGTGAAGAAAACTGCCCTCCAGGTGGCAGAGTCAGAGGACACACCAGCTCACCAAAACATAACTACCCTGCTAAAGAAGAAGATGTTCCTTGTGAAGTAA
- the jun gene encoding transcription factor AP-1 has protein sequence METTFYDDSVNSAFSQHDSAPFGYNHKALKHNMTLNLTDPAGNLKPHLRAKASDILTSPDVGLLKLASPELERLIIQSSNGLITTTPTPTQFLCPKNVTDEQEGFAEGFVRALAELHHQHMPNVTSAPQTTINNSMAPVSSIAGGAVYSSSMRSDPPVYADLNTFNPAISTANPAMSYTSAPPQHTVNTQLPVQHPRLQALKEEPQTVPEMPGETPPLSPIDMESQERIKAERKRMRNRIAASKCRKRKLERISRLEDKVKTLKSQNSELASTANMLREQVAQLKQKVMNHVNSGCQLMLTQQLQTF, from the coding sequence ATGGAAACTACTTTCTACGATGACTCTGTAAACAGCGCTTTCTCTCAGCATGACAGCGCTCCTTTTGGATACAACCACAAGGCTCTGAAACACAACATGACGCTGAATCTGACCGACCCAGCCGGCAACCTGAAGCCCCACCTGAGGGCCAAAGCCAGCGACATCCTCACCTCCCCGGACGTGGGACTGCTCAAGCTGGCTTCTCCGGAGTTGGAGAGGCTCATCATCCAGTCTAGCAACGGCCTGATCACTACAACGCCGACTCCGACCCAGTTTCTGTGTCCCAAGAACGTGACCGACGAGCAGGAGGGCTTCGCGGAGGGCTTTGTGAGGGCACTGGCCGAGCTGCATCACCAGCACATGCCCAACGTCACCTCGGCTCCCCAAACGACCATCAACAACAGCATGGCACCCGTGTCGTCCATTGCCGGTGGCGCCGTGTACAGTTCGTCCATGCGCTCCGATCCGCCGGTGTACGCGGACCTGAACACTTTCAACCCCGCCATCAGCACGGCCAACCCCGCGATGAGCTACACGAGCGCCCCGCCGCAGCACACCGTCAACACGCAGCTGCCCGTGCAGCACCCGCGGCTTCAGGCGCTGAAAGAGGAGCCCCAGACGGTGCCGGAGATGCCCGGCGAGACCCCACCTCTCTCCCCCATTGACATGGAGAGCCAGGAGCGGATTAAAGCCGAGAGGAAGCGCATGAGGAACCGAATCGCCGCATCCAAATGCCGGAAGAGGAAACTTGAGAGGATCTCCCGGCTGGAGGACAAAGTCAAGACCCTGAAGTCCCAGAACTCGGAGCTGGCGTCCACCGCCAACATGCTGCGCGAGCAAGTGGCACAGCTCAAGCAGAAAGTCATGAACCACGTCAACAGCGGCTGCCAGCTTATGTTGACGCAACAGCTGCAGACTTTCTGA